In the Leptospira limi genome, one interval contains:
- a CDS encoding patatin-like phospholipase family protein: MAKKKALVLSGGGARGAYQAGVLRYLEEINWKPDIICGTSVGAINACAIGSGMDSKKLSELWLKLNQKHIMRYSVWNMIKGLFRRKYYPLVETYPLKKFIHEHLDFSHLNESKTKVIISAVNILTSELRFFENPTLRIEHLLASSAIPMIFPWQMIDGEPYWDGGVMANTPILPALTHEASDIVVVLLSPVGSSAIMGTPVTKDEALERLFELYLLGSYKSVEQGLEFRKSMMNGLTAIENFFLNLRTQFTSAKISVIAPKQMLGFGSILNFKKEQAESLLIQGYDDAKDFFQSKSKKK, encoded by the coding sequence ATGGCAAAAAAGAAAGCATTGGTTTTATCTGGAGGTGGTGCAAGAGGTGCCTACCAAGCAGGAGTATTACGATATTTAGAAGAAATTAATTGGAAACCAGACATTATCTGTGGAACATCTGTTGGAGCGATCAATGCATGTGCCATTGGCTCTGGAATGGATTCAAAAAAATTATCCGAACTATGGTTAAAATTAAATCAAAAACATATCATGCGTTATTCGGTATGGAATATGATAAAAGGATTGTTCCGAAGAAAATACTATCCTTTGGTAGAAACCTACCCATTAAAAAAATTCATCCATGAACATTTAGACTTTAGTCATCTAAACGAATCTAAAACAAAGGTCATCATTTCAGCTGTTAACATTTTAACTTCAGAGCTTAGATTCTTTGAGAATCCGACACTACGAATTGAACATCTACTTGCATCTTCAGCCATACCGATGATTTTTCCTTGGCAAATGATTGATGGAGAACCCTATTGGGATGGAGGAGTGATGGCAAATACTCCGATACTTCCAGCATTAACACATGAAGCATCCGATATAGTTGTCGTATTACTCTCACCTGTCGGGAGTTCTGCGATTATGGGAACACCTGTCACTAAGGATGAGGCATTGGAAAGGTTATTTGAACTCTACTTACTTGGTTCCTATAAAAGTGTAGAACAAGGATTGGAATTCCGAAAATCAATGATGAATGGTCTCACTGCGATTGAGAATTTTTTCCTGAACCTGCGGACACAATTTACAAGTGCTAAAATTTCTGTTATAGCACCAAAACAAATGTTAGGTTTTGGTAGCATTCTCAATTTTAAAAAAGAACAAGCTGAAAGTCTCCTCATACAGGGATATGATGATGCTAAAGATTTTTTCCAATCCAAATCTAAGAAAAAATAA
- the ruvA gene encoding Holliday junction branch migration protein RuvA, translating to MIASLRGKLLQLEIDRLVMEVSGVGYEVMIPFPLHLECKDKISSEIFLHTFHSITDRGQRLFGFSSKKDRELFELIKSLHGIGELTALKILSFFQADDLYQIAKADDKKTLEKIPKVKGKTSEKILFEIKQNLKKFEMFLNEGTTEFSIVDRETDLATLALIQLGFDEKTATKQVNDARKTNPGLSASDIVKQVITGTK from the coding sequence ATGATCGCAAGTTTACGTGGGAAATTACTCCAATTAGAAATTGATCGTTTGGTGATGGAAGTGTCTGGCGTGGGTTATGAAGTGATGATCCCTTTTCCTCTGCATTTAGAATGTAAGGATAAAATTTCTTCTGAGATTTTTTTACATACCTTCCATTCGATCACAGACCGTGGACAAAGGTTATTTGGATTTTCTTCTAAAAAAGACCGCGAATTATTTGAACTCATTAAATCCCTACACGGAATTGGAGAACTTACCGCATTAAAAATATTATCTTTTTTCCAAGCAGATGATCTTTACCAAATCGCAAAAGCCGATGACAAAAAAACTTTGGAAAAAATTCCCAAAGTAAAAGGGAAAACTTCTGAAAAGATTTTATTTGAAATCAAACAAAATCTAAAAAAATTTGAGATGTTTTTAAATGAAGGAACAACTGAATTTAGTATCGTAGACCGAGAAACAGATTTAGCAACCCTTGCTCTCATCCAACTTGGTTTTGATGAAAAAACTGCCACCAAACAAGTAAACGATGCAAGAAAAACAAACCCAGGTTTATCAGCATCGGATATTGTAAAACAAGTGATCACTGGGACCAAATAA
- a CDS encoding restriction endonuclease, with the protein MAFFIFVGAAVILLGFLLTFVIGQRRDSYAKALSLATLGNFLDARALVREKLEEDHQNPYGHYVMAKIYAMENDPLNEAKHLEIIKKNNRYTKEIDPVTVSNRIAEIYYNKDFFEEAFFHYLDTLQVDRSNPIACIRLGFMALGQKEFKIAEHFFARIPEEKVNLTSYYIAKGVISGVTGGGKEREYFEKAYKIEKTPVSGFLYALSLSRENKHKDAVKTAIAISEQIEDEFVRFTLFQFLMTEAILMQNFPEALKYGRLCLEMAKLNAWQSEITECSIHFAMITTYMGRYEDGAEYLIEAEAERMDDPDVIALANLKYRLERGTGTVESLTHEYDLTRELNLLSVNLFPNSRYFELSGMRSSKPFNIKGMVDENGKKLTSKLDMLGLDKFEKFISLPGTNFKNQATRMVMSLGYRVTKEIANPEADGVNLLASSKEDVNKRALFRVRKWKDAKVSDVFLREMTNQMEDMGATKGYVIGNFDVTEAGKKIIAASNGALEMYSGDLFEDLLNKTM; encoded by the coding sequence TTGGCATTTTTTATCTTTGTAGGAGCCGCAGTGATTTTACTTGGGTTTCTCTTGACCTTTGTTATTGGACAGAGGCGGGATAGTTATGCAAAAGCCTTAAGCCTTGCCACTTTAGGGAATTTTCTAGATGCAAGGGCCCTTGTTAGGGAAAAACTAGAAGAAGACCATCAAAATCCCTACGGTCATTACGTGATGGCAAAAATTTATGCCATGGAGAATGACCCTCTCAACGAAGCAAAACACCTCGAAATCATCAAAAAAAATAACCGATACACCAAGGAAATTGATCCTGTCACAGTTTCCAACCGGATTGCGGAGATTTATTATAACAAAGATTTTTTTGAAGAAGCGTTTTTCCATTACCTAGACACACTCCAAGTGGACAGATCCAATCCGATCGCCTGTATTCGTTTGGGTTTTATGGCACTTGGACAAAAAGAATTCAAAATCGCTGAGCATTTTTTTGCAAGGATCCCGGAAGAGAAGGTCAATCTCACATCATATTATATTGCCAAAGGTGTGATCTCTGGAGTGACCGGTGGTGGAAAAGAAAGAGAATACTTTGAAAAAGCATATAAAATCGAAAAAACTCCAGTTTCAGGATTTTTATACGCTCTATCACTTTCCAGAGAAAACAAACACAAAGATGCAGTCAAAACTGCCATCGCTATCAGCGAACAAATTGAAGATGAATTTGTGAGATTCACCTTATTCCAATTTCTGATGACAGAAGCCATTCTCATGCAAAATTTTCCAGAAGCTTTGAAGTATGGAAGGTTGTGTCTGGAAATGGCAAAACTCAATGCTTGGCAAAGCGAAATTACAGAGTGTAGCATTCATTTTGCGATGATCACAACATACATGGGTCGGTATGAAGATGGAGCTGAATACTTAATTGAAGCCGAAGCAGAACGAATGGATGATCCTGATGTGATTGCATTAGCAAATTTAAAATACCGATTGGAACGAGGAACAGGAACAGTTGAATCCTTAACTCATGAATATGACTTAACACGTGAATTGAATTTATTATCCGTGAATCTATTTCCAAACTCTCGTTATTTTGAGTTAAGTGGGATGCGTTCCTCCAAACCTTTTAATATCAAAGGGATGGTAGATGAAAATGGAAAAAAACTCACATCCAAATTGGATATGTTGGGTCTCGACAAATTTGAAAAATTCATCAGTTTACCAGGAACTAATTTTAAAAACCAAGCCACTCGGATGGTGATGAGCCTTGGTTATCGGGTTACTAAAGAAATTGCAAACCCAGAAGCAGATGGAGTCAATTTACTAGCTTCTTCCAAAGAGGATGTGAACAAACGTGCTCTCTTTCGTGTGCGTAAATGGAAAGATGCAAAGGTTTCCGATGTTTTTTTGCGAGAGATGACAAACCAAATGGAAGATATGGGTGCAACCAAAGGGTATGTGATTGGGAATTTTGATGTAACAGAAGCAGGCAAAAAAATCATCGCAGCAAGTAATGGTGCACTTGAAATGTACTCGGGGGATTTGTTTGAGGATCTACTCAACAAAACAATGTAA
- a CDS encoding ABC transporter ATP-binding protein, whose amino-acid sequence MLLRVHNLTKRFGREEAVSSVSFDVNQGDYVAIIGPSGSGKTTLLSMLTGMLSPTEGDILYDQIKLSQISKQELAEIRARDLGLVFQFSELVGNLTIKENILLPALFTKKFSNDDYIRKCDYLIEHLKLGDIQNSLPRTLSGGQIQKAAIARSLINDPAILFADEPSGDLDPENSYLVQLLLNEYNKRNHSIILVTHDMKLAFDAQTVYEMKNGRFEQVIKGE is encoded by the coding sequence ATGTTACTCCGTGTCCACAATCTCACCAAGCGGTTTGGAAGAGAAGAAGCTGTAAGTTCGGTAAGTTTCGATGTGAACCAAGGAGATTATGTGGCCATCATCGGTCCATCTGGTTCTGGAAAAACCACTCTCCTTTCGATGTTAACAGGGATGTTGTCTCCAACGGAAGGGGACATTTTGTACGACCAAATCAAACTCTCTCAAATTTCCAAACAGGAACTTGCGGAAATTAGAGCTCGAGACCTGGGACTTGTGTTTCAATTTTCAGAGTTAGTTGGAAACTTAACGATTAAAGAAAATATCCTACTCCCTGCTCTGTTTACTAAAAAATTTTCGAATGATGATTACATCCGTAAATGTGATTACCTGATCGAACACCTAAAATTAGGTGACATCCAAAACTCATTGCCTAGGACTTTGTCAGGTGGCCAAATCCAAAAGGCAGCCATTGCTCGTTCCCTCATCAACGATCCTGCGATTCTTTTTGCGGATGAACCATCTGGAGATTTGGATCCAGAAAATAGTTATTTAGTGCAATTATTACTCAATGAATACAATAAACGCAATCATTCGATCATACTTGTCACACATGATATGAAACTTGCTTTTGATGCCCAAACCGTTTATGAAATGAAAAACGGAAGGTTCGAACAAGTGATCAAGGGCGAGTGA
- a CDS encoding ABC transporter permease, with amino-acid sequence MPISNTSYFPILVGKKESYVNSVLEVIQLTYISFALRLLVRDRLYSLAYGLVGTLVFTFLVLAVRIHFHLYAGVSLTSIVSFDKSPQILFYATSFALMTLFFFHCLHSLGDIGVMMAVGGNRFGCILLHSLSLFFLFLPSFLLAVVLNLGLLSPPPDFGLFAEVKSIFTCLVLFLFLGILVSFPTVGISTYIDPYQSIRRQK; translated from the coding sequence ATGCCAATTTCGAATACTTCCTATTTTCCTATTTTGGTTGGTAAAAAAGAGTCTTACGTCAATTCTGTCCTGGAAGTGATACAACTCACCTACATTTCGTTTGCTCTTCGACTTCTCGTTAGAGATCGTCTCTATTCCTTGGCCTATGGCCTTGTGGGAACTCTTGTTTTTACTTTCCTCGTCCTAGCAGTCAGGATCCACTTCCATTTGTACGCGGGAGTGTCTCTTACTAGTATCGTTTCCTTTGACAAGTCTCCTCAGATTCTTTTTTACGCTACTAGCTTTGCACTCATGACTTTATTTTTCTTCCATTGCCTTCATTCCCTCGGTGATATCGGTGTGATGATGGCGGTAGGAGGCAATCGTTTTGGGTGTATCCTTCTTCATTCTTTGTCCTTATTTTTCCTATTTTTACCAAGTTTCCTACTGGCGGTCGTCCTAAATTTAGGACTTCTTTCCCCTCCACCAGACTTTGGTCTTTTTGCGGAAGTTAAATCCATTTTCACTTGTTTGGTGCTTTTTCTCTTTTTAGGAATCCTTGTCTCCTTTCCCACTGTTGGCATCAGTACCTACATTGATCCTTACCAGTCGATACGGAGGCAAAAATAA
- a CDS encoding C40 family peptidase, protein MFSKDFNVSICLLVFLFPCFLHSQNLDTLLESGYNKQETLLIRSEIRKKLGDRANQKEIQNIIQSLRVWAVFESMSPSEFASEVERFVILRDHGYEWEETEELIPYFISTKPNKKEIPFLGKIYREMKLSQVPEEEMLYLFSSAKSKSWTGETLFVVGRLYVLLRKQESNPIVILKQLEKKIPKNILTLSSEKQKKLMVEMKPESTNSDSVVRWNTVMEDTISVLSGKNTIDDFKVSDRRTEIIWNEEGEWITKERPKLDPNLIFMEEQITSQPTQTENSSKRKLVDPVGRLWIGTPYLYGGYSKRGVDCSGLTKSILTDPKIGMKEKAIPRSAKDQSQIGKFVSREKQEIGNLVFFSASPNTKKITHVGMVLENGNFIHASTSRGVVIQSLNEKWWKERYVTGRDIFL, encoded by the coding sequence ATGTTTTCAAAAGATTTTAATGTATCGATTTGTCTATTGGTTTTCCTTTTTCCTTGTTTTTTACATTCACAAAATTTAGACACACTTTTAGAATCTGGTTATAACAAACAAGAGACCTTACTCATTCGAAGTGAAATTCGAAAAAAACTAGGTGACCGAGCCAACCAAAAAGAAATCCAAAACATCATCCAATCCTTGCGGGTGTGGGCTGTGTTTGAATCGATGTCACCTTCGGAATTTGCATCGGAAGTAGAACGATTTGTCATTTTACGAGACCACGGATATGAATGGGAGGAAACGGAAGAACTAATACCTTACTTCATCTCAACCAAACCTAACAAAAAAGAAATTCCATTTTTAGGTAAGATTTATCGGGAGATGAAATTGAGCCAAGTGCCGGAAGAAGAAATGTTATATCTTTTTTCATCTGCAAAAAGCAAATCTTGGACAGGTGAAACATTGTTTGTGGTTGGTCGATTGTATGTTCTGTTGCGAAAACAAGAATCCAATCCGATTGTCATTCTCAAACAATTAGAAAAAAAAATACCTAAAAATATCCTAACACTCAGTTCTGAAAAACAAAAAAAACTGATGGTTGAGATGAAACCAGAATCAACGAATTCTGATTCTGTTGTACGTTGGAATACAGTCATGGAGGATACAATCTCTGTTCTTTCAGGGAAAAACACAATTGATGACTTTAAAGTTTCAGATCGTAGAACAGAAATCATTTGGAATGAAGAAGGAGAATGGATCACAAAAGAAAGACCAAAATTAGATCCGAATCTCATTTTTATGGAAGAACAGATTACTTCCCAACCTACACAAACAGAGAATTCCTCCAAACGTAAGTTAGTGGATCCAGTCGGTAGGTTATGGATTGGAACTCCTTATTTGTATGGTGGTTATTCCAAACGTGGTGTTGATTGTTCTGGATTGACAAAATCCATCTTAACCGATCCAAAAATTGGAATGAAAGAAAAGGCAATTCCTAGATCAGCAAAAGACCAATCACAGATTGGAAAATTTGTTTCAAGGGAAAAACAGGAAATTGGGAATTTGGTATTTTTCTCTGCGTCGCCCAATACCAAAAAGATCACACATGTGGGTATGGTATTAGAGAACGGAAATTTTATCCATGCTTCAACGAGCCGAGGTGTTGTCATCCAATCCTTAAATGAAAAATGGTGGAAGGAAAGGTACGTAACAGGAAGAGATATTTTTCTTTAG
- a CDS encoding histidine triad nucleotide-binding protein, with translation MENCIFCKIIKGEIPAKKEYESDSIFVFHDITPQAPIHLLIIPKVHINSMNDIASLDPKVTEEIFKVIPKLAEKNGIHEKGYRLVNNCGSYGGQTVGHLHFHLLGGRHLQWPPG, from the coding sequence ATGGAAAACTGTATTTTTTGTAAAATCATTAAGGGTGAAATCCCTGCCAAAAAAGAATATGAATCTGATTCTATCTTTGTCTTTCACGACATCACTCCCCAAGCGCCAATTCATTTACTCATCATTCCCAAAGTTCATATCAATAGTATGAATGACATTGCATCATTGGATCCCAAGGTAACTGAGGAAATCTTCAAAGTGATACCAAAACTTGCCGAAAAAAATGGAATCCATGAAAAAGGATACCGCCTTGTCAATAACTGCGGAAGTTATGGTGGCCAAACAGTAGGACACCTCCACTTCCATCTATTAGGTGGAAGGCATTTACAATGGCCACCGGGGTAA
- a CDS encoding lysylphosphatidylglycerol synthase transmembrane domain-containing protein, with the protein MRKLIFGIIVSGIAIYFLQKNFDISEFKRLEGKVNWWIFPLLILSNLWAFVPFSIRWFHLLEEKITFTQSFTTAIIGVGLNMVLPARGGDLVRLLMNKRDSDLPLTHLLSRIFLEKVMDLGAVVVIGAGALFYMGLGQSKNLSLLLISGLVILAMLVGLILVKYFLTTLQKLLFKSFSLIGKHSFYKTKLDHHLVEFSEFLQGDKLIKPLAYSLPTWIFGYAITYYLAGMLIGMPIKFPEALLFMFLGGMGVAIPSAPSGIGVFHAAIISGFIILGRDPGEGLVYATVVHLTQFLITTTLSCFAYLHWRFLHKK; encoded by the coding sequence ATGAGAAAATTAATTTTTGGAATCATCGTTTCAGGCATTGCCATTTATTTTTTACAAAAAAACTTTGATATCAGTGAATTCAAACGTTTAGAAGGGAAAGTCAATTGGTGGATATTCCCACTCCTAATCCTTTCCAACTTATGGGCCTTTGTTCCATTTTCCATTCGTTGGTTCCATCTTTTAGAAGAAAAAATCACCTTCACTCAATCCTTCACTACCGCAATCATTGGAGTTGGTTTGAACATGGTATTACCAGCTCGCGGTGGGGATTTGGTAAGACTACTCATGAACAAACGAGATTCTGATTTACCTCTCACACATCTCTTAAGTCGAATTTTTTTAGAGAAAGTGATGGATTTGGGGGCCGTTGTGGTCATTGGTGCGGGCGCTCTTTTTTATATGGGACTTGGCCAATCAAAAAACCTAAGCCTTTTACTCATTTCTGGTCTCGTCATATTGGCGATGTTAGTTGGATTAATTTTAGTCAAATACTTCCTAACAACTTTACAAAAACTCTTATTCAAAAGTTTTTCTCTGATTGGGAAACATTCTTTTTATAAAACAAAACTAGACCACCACCTAGTTGAGTTTTCAGAGTTTTTGCAAGGTGACAAACTGATCAAACCATTGGCCTATTCACTTCCAACATGGATTTTTGGTTATGCGATCACGTATTACTTAGCTGGTATGCTCATAGGTATGCCAATTAAGTTTCCCGAAGCCTTACTTTTTATGTTTTTAGGGGGAATGGGAGTGGCTATCCCCTCTGCTCCATCTGGGATCGGAGTATTTCACGCGGCAATCATATCAGGTTTTATCATTTTAGGAAGGGACCCAGGAGAAGGACTTGTGTATGCAACTGTTGTCCATCTAACACAGTTTCTCATCACAACAACTTTATCCTGTTTTGCTTACCTTCATTGGCGTTTTTTGCATAAAAAATAA
- a CDS encoding patatin-like phospholipase family protein, which produces MKRIRKSKIPTLAQYLTLADLFKNLPHSVLREMMAHTVREFLKGGEILFLEHSDGNDLYILAAGKLRYEKRSADGSIRDVGEFKRLDIIGELSLFTGEKRSATVKAVRDSELIRVPRDVALSILVKYPESLLQITKIIAERLAHAKTEMKGFVPQAKTFTLLSSLPEKIILDMIHYLGIVILRYGSFYVVDESMFNDRMKELDKLEEADREPWIIRFFTQIEAEYDYIFYLVKDEGKLSSYVERTLRQSDTFVYIKDANEDPNCIQMESLIDKRKFSDRNHVLVLLQSNRDMVRPGTIKHLEKKRFHRHFHVHLERMDTWERLGRGLLGKSIGLALGGGGAKGFSHLGVLKALEENAIPIDMVSGTSAGSIFAALIAMGESSEGSKVKAKEFWVSKDLLNEYTIPILSLTTGKKYTEAIRNFFGEIQIEDLWIPYFSVATNLSHSEIHVQEVGSLWKAIRASTSIPGIVPPFIDDGIVYVDGGVLDNVPGITLKEKGVGKVISVDVFGDIYPDQDRELCEYFDVNKPGVMTNPIFQMTNLINFQDILKPKFPPIGDIIIRSILASSRERIRQTEKISDLFLQIPTNNFGLLDWFAYERLIELGYVSSFEKIKMNREKFLNPSLQSV; this is translated from the coding sequence GTGAAACGGATCCGAAAATCGAAAATTCCCACTCTTGCACAGTATTTGACATTGGCGGATTTGTTTAAAAACCTCCCTCATTCCGTGTTACGTGAAATGATGGCACATACTGTACGTGAATTTTTAAAAGGAGGAGAAATTCTCTTTTTGGAACATTCAGATGGAAACGATCTGTACATTTTGGCTGCCGGAAAACTTCGTTACGAAAAACGAAGTGCCGATGGCAGTATCCGAGATGTAGGTGAATTCAAACGTCTCGATATCATAGGAGAGTTGAGTTTATTTACAGGAGAAAAACGTTCTGCCACTGTGAAAGCAGTGAGAGATTCAGAACTCATCCGAGTTCCAAGAGACGTGGCATTGTCCATTCTTGTGAAATACCCTGAAAGTTTACTTCAAATTACAAAAATCATCGCAGAACGTTTGGCTCATGCCAAAACGGAAATGAAAGGATTTGTCCCACAAGCAAAAACCTTCACCTTACTTTCTTCCCTTCCTGAAAAAATCATTTTAGATATGATTCATTATCTCGGAATTGTAATCCTTCGGTATGGATCTTTTTATGTTGTCGATGAATCGATGTTCAACGATCGAATGAAAGAATTGGACAAATTAGAGGAAGCAGATAGGGAACCTTGGATCATTCGATTTTTCACCCAAATTGAAGCTGAATACGATTATATATTTTATTTAGTAAAGGACGAAGGCAAATTAAGTTCATATGTCGAAAGGACACTGCGCCAGTCTGATACCTTTGTTTATATCAAAGATGCAAATGAGGATCCAAATTGTATCCAAATGGAATCTCTCATCGATAAACGTAAGTTTAGTGATCGTAATCATGTTCTTGTCCTCTTGCAATCAAATCGAGATATGGTTCGCCCTGGTACAATCAAACACTTAGAAAAAAAGAGATTCCATCGTCATTTTCATGTTCATTTAGAACGAATGGATACATGGGAAAGATTGGGCAGAGGTTTACTTGGCAAATCCATAGGCCTTGCATTAGGTGGTGGTGGTGCCAAAGGGTTTTCCCATTTAGGTGTACTCAAAGCGTTAGAAGAAAATGCGATACCGATTGATATGGTTTCGGGTACAAGTGCTGGTTCCATTTTTGCTGCTCTCATTGCCATGGGTGAATCTAGTGAGGGAAGTAAAGTAAAAGCCAAGGAATTTTGGGTATCCAAAGATCTACTAAATGAATATACAATTCCCATTTTATCCCTAACAACAGGGAAAAAATACACGGAAGCTATTCGGAATTTTTTTGGAGAAATCCAAATTGAAGATTTGTGGATCCCTTATTTCTCGGTTGCAACCAACCTTTCCCATTCTGAAATCCATGTACAAGAAGTAGGAAGTTTATGGAAAGCAATCCGGGCTAGTACTTCCATTCCTGGTATTGTACCTCCATTCATTGATGATGGCATCGTTTATGTGGATGGAGGAGTTCTTGATAATGTTCCTGGTATCACACTCAAAGAGAAGGGTGTTGGAAAAGTGATTTCGGTAGATGTATTTGGTGACATTTATCCTGACCAAGACCGCGAACTTTGTGAATACTTTGATGTGAACAAACCAGGAGTGATGACAAACCCAATTTTTCAAATGACAAATCTCATCAATTTCCAAGACATCTTAAAACCAAAATTTCCTCCCATAGGTGATATAATCATCCGTTCGATTTTAGCATCGAGCCGAGAACGAATCCGCCAAACAGAAAAAATCTCAGATTTGTTTTTGCAAATTCCTACCAATAATTTTGGATTACTTGATTGGTTTGCGTATGAACGTTTGATTGAACTGGGATATGTTTCGTCCTTTGAGAAAATCAAAATGAACCGAGAGAAATTTTTAAATCCTTCTTTACAATCTGTGTAG
- a CDS encoding ROK family protein, translating to MKQAIGVDIGGGSIRVSLFNDKGEELKSNHKKTPDHLDNDSFLSVLIEAIEPLAKESIGIGVGSPGPLNNETGVLLKSANMIGLNNLPIKSSLEAKFSLPVFYENDANCAALGEAIFGNYKDCESQLILTLGTGIGGGFVSKGKLYSGYLGNGIEIGHTTSVIDGALCGCGVKGCVESYFSTIGFLNRYFETTNTKLTNAEVFFQLVKNGDSVAKDILEFGTRALAHAVRGAVHLLNPEAVIFVGGITKSYEFFGSALEAEIRTTIFPVLNERLQIGPGGNLSGTLGAASLVFAKEKK from the coding sequence TTGAAACAGGCAATTGGTGTTGATATTGGTGGTGGGAGTATCCGAGTTTCTCTCTTTAATGATAAAGGGGAAGAACTGAAGTCCAATCACAAAAAAACACCTGACCACTTAGACAATGATTCCTTTTTATCTGTTTTAATCGAAGCCATCGAACCATTGGCAAAAGAAAGTATTGGCATTGGTGTTGGCTCCCCTGGCCCACTGAATAATGAAACAGGTGTTTTACTGAAAAGTGCCAATATGATTGGCCTTAATAACCTACCCATCAAATCTTCCTTAGAAGCTAAATTTTCTCTCCCCGTATTTTACGAAAATGATGCAAACTGTGCAGCATTAGGAGAAGCTATTTTTGGTAATTACAAAGATTGTGAATCCCAACTGATCCTCACCTTAGGTACGGGAATTGGTGGAGGATTTGTTTCCAAAGGCAAATTGTATTCAGGGTATTTAGGCAATGGAATCGAAATTGGCCATACCACTTCCGTCATCGATGGAGCTTTGTGTGGGTGTGGAGTGAAAGGTTGTGTCGAAAGTTATTTTTCCACAATCGGATTTCTCAATCGGTATTTTGAAACAACAAATACCAAACTCACCAATGCTGAAGTTTTTTTCCAATTGGTCAAAAATGGTGACTCGGTAGCAAAGGATATTTTAGAATTTGGAACCAGGGCACTTGCGCACGCAGTTCGAGGAGCAGTCCATCTACTCAATCCAGAAGCGGTAATTTTTGTGGGTGGTATTACCAAGTCTTATGAATTTTTTGGAAGTGCATTGGAAGCAGAAATCCGTACCACCATCTTCCCTGTGTTAAATGAAAGATTACAAATAGGACCCGGTGGCAATTTATCTGGTACGTTAGGTGCTGCATCTCTAGTATTCGCAAAGGAGAAAAAATAA